One Halanaerobium hydrogeniformans genomic window, AAAATACCATCACCATATAAAAAACCGTGATCAAAAACTGAAATCATTGCCTCATCTTCCGGAACTATTTCGCCGTCTAGATAAATATTTCTACTCACTGATCGTCCTCCTTAATATATAATAAATTGTTAGTCGTTTGTATAATGTCTAAGGCCCGAAATAACAGGGCTCATGACATAAATTTTTGGTGACTTCCTCCTTAAAATATGGTATAATATAGTTAGAAATACTAAAAATACCACAAATCAAAAGGAGGAAATCATAATGTCTTTTAATTCTAAAAAGCAATTGTCTTTCGGTGATCTTTATGAACAGGCCAAAGATTGGGCTCAAAATGATAAACCTCAATTCCTTGAAATGCTCGACCAATATCTTGATTTATCTGAATTTATTCCTGACGGTTTCTACAATGCTTACTACAAATATTTTGGTAGAAATAGAATTTACAGACTGGAATCAATGCTTTCTGCATTTATACTGCAAAAAATACTGGGTATTCCAACTCTTGTCCTTCTAATTAATATCTTAACTTTAAGCAGTGATTTAAAAGAATTCTGTGGTTTTAACTCTGTACCTGATATCTCTCAGTTTTCTCGTTTTAAGACAAAATTTGAAGATCATTTAGAAGACTTTTTCTATCACCTTGTTGATGTTACTGAACCTCTCTGCAGAAAAATTGATCCTTTAATGGCTGATCTTTTTATCTATGATACAACTGGTTTTGAACCCTATGTGATTGAAAACAATCCTAAATACATAAATAATATTATTCGCAGACTTAAAAATATCTACAAAAATGATAAAAATGTTAATATTTATGGTTTTGCGTATCAGTCTATGCCTTCTTCTGCTCAAGTTAATAATGAGATAAAACAACTCTATATTAACGGCCATTTTTGTTATGTCTACAAAGCTGGTATTGTCACTAATGGTCTTGGAATTATCCGTCACATTTCTTTTTTTGATGATCAATTTAAAGATAATCACCCTGAAATACCTATTGAGAAAAAGACTGATTCACCTGATGAAGATAAATCTATTGGTGATTCAACTTCTTTAAAACCAGTTTTAGAAGATTATTTTAAACTTCACAGTAATCATCAATATTCAACTTTTATCGCTGATTCAGCCTTTGACAGTTATCAAACTTATCCTTTTTTACTGAAAGATTTTGGTTTTGATAAAGCAGTCATACCACTTAATTTTAGAAACACTAAATCAAGTTTACCACAGCCAGAATACAATGAAAACGGCTGGCCTTTATGTCCTAAAGACTCTTCCTTACCAATGAAACCTAATGGTTGGTGTCGCGGTAAAAACCGCAGTCCCAGATTTAAGTTTGTCTGTCCTAAAATTAATCATAAGGGTGGTAAAAGAAACTGCTACTGTGAGAACCCCTGTACTGACTCCAGTTACAGTAGAGTTATTTATACCTATCCTGACCAGGATTTAAGAACTTACCCTGGTATCATCAGAGATACAGATGATTGGATAAACCTCTACAGAAAACGAGGAGTAGTTGAACAGACAATTAACTATTTCAAAGATGCCATGGTTACTGGTAATTTAAAGACTCAGAACCTAAAAAGTGTTAAATCAGATGTTTTTCTAGCCGGAATCACTCAACTTTTAACATTAATTCTAGCTGATAAAATGGATAAACCAGAAAATATTAGATCTTTAAGATCACTAATTGCTTAGAATTCAAATCTTTTAATATCTTTTTTAAAACCTGTATTCATAGGTTTATTTTGTCATGTCTAATTTTATTAGAACATTTTCTTATTCAATTTTTAAATTCTTAAAATTGAATTCAACCTACTATTACAGTTTTTCACTATTTTCTTTGCCTATTTTGCAAATACCTAATATAATAAATTGTAGATAAAAAGCTGCTCAATTTATGGATAAATAAGAATAGCTACAGCATCTGCTATTATATATGTATTGCTTATAAATTATATAGTTAATTCGTTTAAATGTCAAGAATTAGCGGCAGAAAAAAGCTCCCAAAAAACGGGAGCTTAAATTTTATAGTTATAGTATTTATTTTAAAATAATCTTAAGTAATTTTTTCTGTATTTAAGTAGTTAATTATTCGCTTCCACCTGTAAAAGAACCCCTCATCTCATAACCAACAAAATAGTAGTTGACTCTTAATTGATCTTCACTTAAAAGAACTCCATCATCAAATTCATCAATGTTCATATTAAAGCGATTATAGCCAAAATATAAACTATTATCACTTTCTGTTTTGTAATCAAAGAAAATATTATATACTTTATGATCTACATCCCAATCATCACGCGAATCCCAATTAGGTACATAATCCATACTTAAGCGCATATAGAGATTATCCCTGATCCCTGTGTCTAAAGCAACATAGAAATTATTAATACTTTCATCTACTAGATCAATTCCATAAATACCATCCTGCCTCATTTTAGGCTCTAGTCTCCCCACATTAGCTGTGAATCTGTAATCACCTTTATTTAGTTCTCCAGGATCAAGTGGAACCAAATAATCCATCTGCCAGTCCGCATATATCAAACTTTTAGCTCCCAGCATCTGAGAAAATACCCTGTCTATACTATAAGCTGATATAACCCCTGATACAAAAACTAATAGAATTAAAACTGTCCCCACTACAAGCAATCTTTTTCTCATTGAATTTCCCTCCCATGCAGGATTATTTTGTACTTCCTATAACTATATAATAATAATATCATTATCTTAGTTTAAAAAATATTACACTTTAGTATAATATTTGGGAGGATTTTAGTATGCAGAGTCTGGAAAAAATAGAATGGGAGAAAATATTTTCCTTTATAGTTAAAACAGGTCAAATTATGGATATAAATAAGTACTCCTATTATTTTATTAAAGAATTAAATAAACTGATACCATTTTATGCAGCCAACTTCTTTCTTTATGAAAATGGTAATAAGGAATTAAAAGAACCCATCTGTTTTAATATCAGCAGCTCTGCTTTAAAAAATTACTATGATTATTATTATAAACTTGATGATATCCGCAAAAGAGCTTTTGACAAACCAGAACCGATCAGAAGTACAGACCTGATGAATTACAAGAAGTGGATCAATACAGAATACTTCAATGATTTCCTCCAGGAGAATAATTTATTTTATTCCTGTGGTATAGATATTCACTTTAAAGATAGACTCCTGGGAACCATCAGCATCTTCAGACAAAAAAAAGAAGGAAATTTTGAATTAAAAGATTTAATGTATTTAAAATTAATTAGTCAGCACAGTGCAAATCATCTCTATAAATTATTTGTTATCCACAAATTAAAAAGAGAAAATGAAATAAATAAAGAAAAGCTAATTAAAAAGAGCGGTAATCAATATAATTTAACAGATAGAGAAAAACAAGTATTAAAATTAATAATCCAGGGTATGAGTAA contains:
- a CDS encoding ISNCY family transposase, whose product is MSFNSKKQLSFGDLYEQAKDWAQNDKPQFLEMLDQYLDLSEFIPDGFYNAYYKYFGRNRIYRLESMLSAFILQKILGIPTLVLLINILTLSSDLKEFCGFNSVPDISQFSRFKTKFEDHLEDFFYHLVDVTEPLCRKIDPLMADLFIYDTTGFEPYVIENNPKYINNIIRRLKNIYKNDKNVNIYGFAYQSMPSSAQVNNEIKQLYINGHFCYVYKAGIVTNGLGIIRHISFFDDQFKDNHPEIPIEKKTDSPDEDKSIGDSTSLKPVLEDYFKLHSNHQYSTFIADSAFDSYQTYPFLLKDFGFDKAVIPLNFRNTKSSLPQPEYNENGWPLCPKDSSLPMKPNGWCRGKNRSPRFKFVCPKINHKGGKRNCYCENPCTDSSYSRVIYTYPDQDLRTYPGIIRDTDDWINLYRKRGVVEQTINYFKDAMVTGNLKTQNLKSVKSDVFLAGITQLLTLILADKMDKPENIRSLRSLIA
- a CDS encoding response regulator transcription factor; amino-acid sequence: MQSLEKIEWEKIFSFIVKTGQIMDINKYSYYFIKELNKLIPFYAANFFLYENGNKELKEPICFNISSSALKNYYDYYYKLDDIRKRAFDKPEPIRSTDLMNYKKWINTEYFNDFLQENNLFYSCGIDIHFKDRLLGTISIFRQKKEGNFELKDLMYLKLISQHSANHLYKLFVIHKLKRENEINKEKLIKKSGNQYNLTDREKQVLKLIIQGMSNQEIAAELFISINTVKKHISHLFNKCKVSSRIELIPMVYNI